A single window of Nocardia sp. NBC_01327 DNA harbors:
- the eccA gene encoding type VII secretion AAA-ATPase EccA: MIDTRQAQRAFDAGVLSLGLSIDGQESNKDLEYAKLAFQRATEWDPTMCDAWLGRAVAGEVTKDVLYNLYKTSTTSLAREQRRLGLPPRVLAGRFLPGLYIDYPLSSFTEIWLAYAAHLITDKQFDEAEIVLDELAKHRRARAGEPDFEIDGRVSSYVRGILHYNTQRWPDVMTVLAGSDAWEDPYLAAGAHVMVGTACAQLGLFGEAIRRMEKAEAGPIPAARTAAMFCRGLCLRENGEADEAQSLFEKVYSQAPDFDANTAAMRDRTYRITITSKEVIDARTDKWDPATAASLEEKKQAENEDRAKTILAEARAELDRQIGLTAVKTQVAKLQSSAQLARIRAEKGLSSSARGQHLAFTGPPGTGKTTIARVVAKIYCGLGILKTEKVVETKRSDFVGQHLGSTAIKTDKLIDTAMDGVLFIDEAYTLIQTGLSGGDAFGREAVDTLLARMENDRSRLVVIIAGYDGEIDRFLAANDGLASRFSKRLQFPSYTAPELGEIGQVIANSRDSELSEGALQQLVHTCQKLYDLESTDQSGLSRRGVDMAGNGRFIRNLIEAAEEEREFRLANDESIDLSEIDEAALMRIEAPDMKAALTTLLTSLGLSSATD; this comes from the coding sequence ATGATCGATACTCGCCAGGCACAACGCGCCTTCGACGCGGGGGTGCTCTCTCTGGGGTTGAGCATCGACGGGCAGGAGTCCAACAAGGACCTCGAGTACGCGAAGCTGGCCTTTCAACGCGCCACCGAGTGGGACCCCACCATGTGCGACGCCTGGCTCGGCCGGGCCGTAGCCGGTGAGGTAACCAAGGACGTTCTGTACAACCTGTACAAGACCAGCACCACCTCGCTGGCCCGGGAGCAGCGCCGGTTGGGGCTGCCGCCGCGGGTGCTTGCTGGACGTTTCCTGCCGGGCCTCTACATCGATTACCCGCTGTCCAGTTTCACCGAAATCTGGCTCGCCTACGCCGCACATCTCATTACCGACAAGCAGTTCGACGAGGCCGAGATCGTGCTCGACGAGCTGGCCAAGCACCGCCGCGCGCGAGCGGGCGAACCGGACTTCGAAATCGACGGCCGGGTCAGCTCTTACGTACGCGGCATCCTGCACTACAACACCCAGCGCTGGCCGGACGTCATGACGGTGCTCGCCGGATCGGACGCCTGGGAAGATCCCTATCTGGCCGCTGGCGCACATGTGATGGTCGGCACAGCCTGTGCGCAATTGGGACTGTTCGGCGAGGCCATTCGCCGCATGGAAAAGGCCGAGGCCGGTCCGATTCCGGCGGCCCGCACCGCCGCCATGTTCTGCCGCGGCCTGTGCCTGCGCGAGAACGGCGAGGCCGACGAGGCGCAGTCGCTGTTCGAGAAGGTGTACTCGCAGGCACCGGATTTCGATGCCAATACCGCCGCCATGCGCGACCGCACCTATCGCATCACCATCACCTCCAAGGAGGTGATCGACGCCCGCACCGATAAGTGGGATCCGGCCACCGCCGCATCGCTGGAGGAGAAGAAGCAGGCCGAGAACGAGGACCGCGCCAAGACGATCCTGGCCGAGGCGCGCGCCGAACTGGATAGGCAGATCGGCCTCACCGCGGTGAAAACCCAGGTGGCCAAGCTGCAATCGAGTGCGCAGCTCGCGCGCATCCGTGCCGAGAAGGGCCTGTCGAGCTCCGCGCGCGGTCAGCACCTGGCCTTCACCGGCCCGCCCGGAACCGGTAAGACCACCATTGCCCGCGTGGTCGCCAAAATCTATTGCGGCCTGGGAATTCTCAAGACCGAGAAGGTCGTCGAGACCAAGCGCTCCGACTTCGTCGGCCAGCACCTCGGCTCGACCGCGATCAAGACCGACAAGCTGATCGATACCGCCATGGACGGCGTGCTCTTCATCGACGAGGCGTACACGCTGATCCAGACCGGACTTTCGGGCGGTGACGCCTTCGGCCGCGAGGCCGTGGACACGCTGCTGGCCCGCATGGAGAACGACCGCTCGCGCCTGGTGGTCATCATCGCCGGCTATGACGGCGAGATCGATCGCTTCCTGGCCGCCAATGACGGTCTGGCGTCCCGCTTCTCCAAGCGCCTGCAATTCCCGTCCTACACCGCGCCCGAACTCGGCGAAATCGGTCAGGTCATTGCCAATTCGCGCGATTCGGAGCTGTCCGAGGGCGCGCTGCAGCAGCTGGTGCACACCTGCCAGAAGCTGTACGACCTGGAGAGCACCGATCAGAGCGGGCTGTCCCGCCGCGGTGTGGATATGGCCGGCAACGGCCGTTTCATCCGCAACCTCATCGAAGCCGCTGAGGAAGAACGCGAATTCCGGCTCGCCAATGACGAGTCGATCGACCTGAGCGAGATCGACGAGGCCGCGCTCATGCGCATCGAAGCCCCCGATATGAAGGCCGCGCTGACCACGCTGCTCACCTCGCTCGGCCTGTCATCTGCCACAGACTGA
- the mycP gene encoding type VII secretion-associated serine protease mycosin, protein MRSLSGSWARILCAAAVLGVALLSPQGTATARPLETVAPPTVDLGALGQAQALSTKPAPLVTTQQGQTCAEPALNGVAPRDEPVSQRVLDLSAAWQFSRGAGQKVAVIDTGVNRHPRLPGLQAGGDYVSSDSDGTVDCDGHGTFVAGIIAAQPSADDAFVGVAPDAQILAIRQFSEAYKAKDANTDSQPGAISTSGYGNMLTLAAAVVRAVDMGATVINISEVACSAAGNDNADGALGAATRYAYERNVVVVVAAGNVDSSTGCGTQNDENGWGKVKTVASPAWFNPYVLTVGSVDPDGSPSKFTLYGPWVDVAAVGRNITSLDSKPGGTGLVNAVVGQSGLAPINGTSFAAPYVAGLAALVRAKFPDMTAQQVMDRITRTAHGPGTGRDDRIGYGLIDPLAALTAQLPDQPVSAGADKARAFPAPEKPAGPARLPRLVATIGSIVCLAALGIGLALSIPFRRARRDDELPDLDS, encoded by the coding sequence ATGAGATCGCTCTCCGGAAGCTGGGCGCGAATACTGTGCGCCGCAGCCGTTCTCGGTGTTGCGCTGCTGAGCCCGCAGGGGACGGCGACGGCGCGGCCGCTGGAGACGGTGGCGCCGCCGACGGTGGATCTGGGCGCACTGGGACAGGCGCAGGCGCTCAGCACCAAGCCCGCGCCGCTGGTGACCACCCAGCAGGGGCAGACCTGCGCCGAACCCGCGCTGAACGGTGTCGCGCCGCGCGATGAACCGGTGTCGCAGCGTGTGCTCGATCTGTCCGCGGCATGGCAGTTCAGCCGGGGCGCGGGGCAGAAGGTCGCGGTCATCGACACCGGTGTGAACCGGCATCCGCGGTTGCCCGGTCTGCAGGCCGGCGGTGACTATGTCTCGTCCGATAGCGACGGCACAGTCGACTGTGATGGGCACGGCACCTTCGTCGCCGGCATCATCGCCGCACAGCCCAGCGCGGACGATGCCTTCGTCGGCGTCGCGCCGGATGCGCAGATTCTCGCCATCCGGCAGTTCAGTGAGGCCTACAAGGCCAAAGACGCGAACACCGACTCACAGCCCGGCGCCATCAGCACGTCCGGATACGGCAATATGCTCACCCTCGCGGCGGCCGTGGTGCGTGCGGTCGATATGGGCGCGACGGTCATCAATATCTCCGAAGTCGCCTGTTCCGCAGCGGGAAACGACAATGCCGACGGCGCGCTCGGGGCCGCTACCCGCTACGCCTACGAACGCAATGTGGTGGTGGTGGTCGCTGCCGGAAATGTGGACAGCAGCACCGGATGCGGAACGCAGAATGACGAAAACGGCTGGGGCAAGGTGAAAACCGTGGCCAGTCCGGCCTGGTTCAATCCGTATGTGCTGACGGTCGGATCGGTCGACCCGGACGGCAGTCCGTCGAAGTTCACGCTGTACGGGCCGTGGGTGGATGTGGCTGCGGTGGGTCGCAATATCACTTCGCTCGACAGCAAGCCCGGTGGTACCGGCCTGGTCAATGCTGTGGTGGGCCAGTCGGGTTTGGCGCCGATCAACGGCACCAGTTTCGCCGCACCCTATGTGGCCGGGCTCGCCGCTCTCGTCCGCGCCAAATTTCCGGATATGACCGCACAGCAGGTCATGGATCGGATCACCCGCACCGCGCACGGTCCCGGCACCGGGCGCGACGATCGCATCGGGTACGGACTCATCGATCCGCTCGCCGCCCTGACCGCACAGCTGCCCGACCAACCGGTGAGCGCCGGAGCCGATAAGGCCCGAGCCTTCCCCGCGCCCGAGAAGCCGGCAGGGCCCGCACGGCTGCCGCGCCTCGTCGCCACCATCGGGTCCATCGTCTGCCTCGCCGCGCTGGGAATCGGTCTCGCACTGTCGATTCCATTCCGCCGCGCACGCCGCGACGACGAGCTGCCCGACCTCGACTCGTAA
- the eccD gene encoding type VII secretion integral membrane protein EccD, with protein sequence MTAQSISGLGAAEPELCRVSVIGGNTQLDVGLPANAPIAAFIGDLVQLIESRNPDPTGGEEGGTPLQPQHWTLAKLGRDMIAPSQTLNDAEVYDGELLVLRSVAAKEAPALFDDVIDAVSRLTTEEFRGWSAGAARWTGLSAAIVAVVFALVLGAISRGAGDNFVAPIMLLGVGVGALVAAVIAQRKYADELTATVLMLCLLLLTFGGAALAVPGSLGSPHVLLGASAALLVAIIGYRMVRAGAAIVAAVVTTAVFLGVAAAVRMVWDTDLPKLAAGVLVASIVLLSMVPRLAAMLARLPVPPVPSAGEAIDPADHEPRPTIEGIGAIGATVLPSAHGLGLRARTANHFQTGMVVGSAIGATAGALGAADPLGAARWQGIALAVVVTIILCLRGRAFADLTQACVLIAGGCATFIALVVLLALDDSGNLLVSAGLLLAFAIGAIVFGVIGPHIEVTPVTRRLNEIFEYGLIVSIVPLVLWLADVYSMARNI encoded by the coding sequence GTGACCGCACAGTCGATCAGCGGCTTGGGCGCCGCTGAACCCGAATTGTGCCGAGTGTCCGTCATCGGGGGGAATACCCAGCTCGACGTCGGTCTGCCGGCAAACGCACCGATCGCCGCTTTCATCGGCGATCTGGTGCAGCTCATCGAATCTCGCAATCCGGATCCGACCGGAGGCGAGGAGGGGGGAACACCGCTGCAGCCGCAGCATTGGACGCTGGCCAAACTCGGTCGCGACATGATCGCGCCCAGCCAGACGCTCAATGACGCTGAGGTCTATGACGGCGAGCTGCTCGTGCTGCGATCCGTCGCCGCCAAGGAAGCGCCCGCGCTCTTCGACGATGTGATCGACGCGGTATCCCGGCTCACCACAGAGGAATTCCGTGGCTGGTCGGCCGGCGCCGCGCGCTGGACCGGACTGTCCGCCGCGATTGTGGCCGTGGTGTTCGCGCTGGTGCTCGGTGCGATATCGCGTGGTGCGGGCGATAATTTCGTCGCACCGATCATGCTGCTCGGCGTGGGGGTCGGCGCCTTGGTCGCGGCCGTGATCGCCCAACGCAAATACGCTGATGAGCTGACCGCGACAGTGCTCATGCTGTGCTTGCTGCTGCTCACCTTCGGTGGCGCCGCGCTGGCGGTGCCGGGCTCGCTCGGCAGTCCGCATGTGCTGCTGGGCGCTTCGGCCGCGCTGCTGGTCGCCATCATCGGTTATCGGATGGTCCGGGCGGGCGCGGCGATTGTCGCGGCGGTGGTCACCACCGCCGTATTCCTCGGCGTGGCCGCCGCGGTTCGCATGGTCTGGGACACCGACCTGCCGAAACTCGCTGCGGGCGTGCTGGTTGCCTCGATCGTGCTGCTGTCGATGGTGCCTCGACTGGCCGCCATGCTGGCCAGGCTCCCGGTGCCGCCGGTGCCGTCCGCGGGTGAGGCCATCGATCCCGCCGACCACGAACCGCGGCCGACCATCGAGGGCATCGGGGCCATCGGCGCGACCGTACTGCCGTCGGCGCACGGGCTCGGATTGCGTGCTCGCACCGCCAATCACTTCCAGACCGGCATGGTGGTGGGCAGCGCCATCGGCGCGACCGCCGGTGCGCTCGGGGCCGCTGATCCGCTCGGTGCGGCGCGCTGGCAGGGCATTGCGCTCGCGGTGGTCGTCACCATCATCCTGTGCCTGCGGGGCCGCGCCTTCGCGGATCTCACGCAGGCCTGCGTCCTGATCGCCGGTGGCTGTGCCACTTTCATCGCACTCGTGGTGCTGCTGGCACTCGACGATTCCGGCAATTTGCTCGTCTCGGCCGGACTGCTGCTCGCCTTCGCCATAGGCGCGATCGTGTTCGGCGTGATCGGTCCGCACATCGAGGTGACCCCGGTGACCCGGCGCTTGAACGAGATCTTCGAATACGGCCTGATCGTATCGATCGTCCCGCTGGTGCTGTGGCTCGCCGATGTCTACTCGATGGCGCGCAACATATGA